One window of the Candidatus Zixiibacteriota bacterium genome contains the following:
- a CDS encoding conserved hypothetical protein (Evidence 4 : Unknown function but conserved in other organisms) translates to MKSLLIGLLIGIGAAFLTAPVFARQGEIYGKIYTVDNDVLEGFIRWDKNEASWTDVFDGLKDRGSERVNRTREDRRKEYDRTVKIFGISIFRETGDNTKLFDSDQSQSGIRFGQIRSIIPDGDDAVRLILKSGEKVEFRNGSTDFGSGIRGVVIDDKKDGPTELYWEDIDKIDLEEAPKVESKMGKRLYGKVITRQGAEFTGFVAWDSDEVYDTDILDGRDRHRGRKIEFANLKSIERNSSRSSMVALKDGRELRLEDSNDIDSGNRGICVSDPKLGRIEISWDEFDMIDFMDPPPGMPYAAFDGGKRLHGTVYTDGGEKYTGDIRWDDDEESTWELLNGIYEDVDMAIEFGEVKSIEKISSRTSLVTLKDGRSFRLKGSNDIDSGNRGIFVDSGKDKTWINWDEFEKAEFTN, encoded by the coding sequence ATGAAGAGTTTATTAATTGGGCTTTTAATCGGAATCGGGGCGGCCTTTCTGACGGCCCCGGTCTTCGCCAGGCAGGGGGAAATCTACGGAAAGATTTATACGGTTGATAACGATGTCCTGGAGGGGTTCATTCGCTGGGACAAAAATGAAGCGTCATGGACCGATGTCTTCGACGGCCTGAAAGATCGCGGCTCGGAACGGGTTAATCGGACCCGGGAAGATCGCCGCAAAGAATATGACCGTACCGTCAAAATATTCGGAATCTCCATTTTCCGGGAAACGGGCGACAACACCAAACTTTTCGACAGCGATCAATCCCAGTCAGGAATACGATTCGGTCAGATCAGGAGCATTATCCCTGATGGGGATGATGCTGTCAGGTTAATCCTGAAATCGGGGGAGAAGGTGGAATTTCGGAACGGTTCGACCGATTTCGGCAGTGGCATTCGAGGGGTCGTCATTGACGATAAAAAGGACGGGCCGACCGAGTTATACTGGGAAGATATTGATAAAATCGATTTGGAGGAAGCACCGAAAGTTGAGTCGAAAATGGGGAAACGGCTCTATGGCAAAGTGATCACGCGGCAGGGGGCCGAATTCACCGGTTTTGTGGCCTGGGATTCGGATGAAGTTTATGATACCGATATCCTTGACGGTCGTGACCGTCACCGGGGACGCAAGATCGAGTTCGCGAATCTGAAGTCGATAGAAAGAAATTCCTCGCGGTCATCGATGGTCGCTCTGAAAGACGGACGGGAACTGCGGCTCGAAGATTCAAACGATATCGATTCCGGCAATCGCGGTATTTGCGTCTCCGACCCCAAATTGGGACGGATCGAAATCAGCTGGGACGAATTCGATATGATTGACTTCATGGATCCCCCGCCGGGAATGCCCTATGCGGCTTTTGACGGCGGAAAAAGACTTCACGGCACGGTTTATACCGATGGGGGTGAAAAGTATACCGGCGACATCAGGTGGGATGACGACGAAGAAAGCACCTGGGAACTGCTGAACGGGATTTACGAAGATGTCGATATGGCGATTGAATTCGGCGAGGTCAAGTCGATCGAGAAAATTTCATCGCGGACCAGCCTTGTGACTCTAAAAGATGGCCGCTCTTTCCGGCTCAAGGGTTCCAATGATATCGACAGCGGTAACCGCGGCATTTTTGTCGATAGCGGAAAAGATAAAACCTGGATCAATTGGGACGAGTTTGAGAAGGCGGAATTTACGAACTGA
- a CDS encoding exported hypothetical protein (Evidence 5 : Unknown function), with amino-acid sequence MSDRFHLSKAFIIIPMILAGVILMAGTAFSGDAEKAKEHFNNAINYSNENKDSLAISEYDAAIKEDPQYTDAYINLGSLYFKSEKYNDALTNFKKATELNPNSGDAWANLGRTYFKLDKNAEADAAYKAALKNKPDYYDVYKDIGLLYHAQGNWPGLVDNMKIYTEKVPTDDMGFYLLGKGYQSLKKYPEAIAAYNKAIELNKDNFFAYSAIGKIYQVQENYAGAVKMFEEATRIKPDNYLAARDLAISFEQINQDKTDQVVAYWNKFIKAARNNPRAKNLVQEAEAHVKDLQAAKGAN; translated from the coding sequence ATGTCAGATCGATTTCACCTCTCCAAGGCTTTTATCATCATTCCTATGATACTGGCCGGCGTCATCCTGATGGCCGGAACGGCCTTCTCGGGTGATGCGGAAAAGGCGAAGGAGCATTTCAACAACGCCATCAATTACAGCAATGAGAATAAGGATTCTCTCGCCATCTCGGAATACGATGCCGCCATTAAGGAGGATCCCCAGTATACCGACGCCTATATCAATCTGGGTTCGTTATATTTCAAGAGTGAGAAGTACAATGACGCTTTGACAAATTTCAAAAAAGCCACGGAATTGAATCCCAACAGCGGCGATGCCTGGGCCAATCTGGGGCGGACCTATTTCAAACTCGACAAAAATGCCGAAGCCGACGCCGCCTACAAGGCCGCTCTTAAAAATAAGCCCGATTATTACGATGTTTATAAGGATATCGGTCTCTTGTATCATGCCCAGGGAAATTGGCCGGGATTGGTCGACAATATGAAAATTTACACCGAAAAGGTTCCGACCGATGATATGGGATTTTATCTCTTGGGGAAAGGATATCAGAGCCTGAAAAAGTATCCTGAAGCGATTGCGGCCTATAATAAGGCGATCGAATTGAATAAGGACAATTTCTTCGCCTATAGCGCTATCGGTAAGATTTATCAGGTTCAGGAAAATTATGCCGGCGCCGTCAAGATGTTCGAAGAAGCCACGAGAATTAAACCGGACAATTATCTGGCGGCCCGGGATCTGGCCATTTCCTTCGAGCAGATCAATCAGGACAAGACCGATCAGGTCGTGGCCTACTGGAACAAATTCATCAAGGCCGCTCGGAATAATCCGCGGGCAAAAAACCTGGTACAGGAAGCCGAGGCCCACGTTAAAGACCTTCAGGCCGCTAAGGGCGCCAATTAG
- the purE gene encoding N5-carboxyaminoimidazole ribonucleotide mutase (Evidence 2a : Function from experimental evidences in other organisms; PubMedId : 10074353, 10574791, 8117684; Product type e : enzyme): protein MARVLIMIGSKSDMQYAEECRTVLTELGIEGVIEVSSAHRQPQRTGELAGRAAQNGFEVIICMAGMAAALPGVVAAQTSLPVIGVPLPASLNGLDSLLAIAQMPSGVPVATMSIGTAGAKNAAYLAARILALKDDRIRARLPRYEN from the coding sequence ATGGCCAGAGTTTTAATTATGATCGGCTCGAAATCGGACATGCAATACGCGGAGGAATGCCGGACGGTCCTCACGGAGCTCGGTATTGAAGGGGTAATTGAGGTATCTTCGGCGCATCGGCAGCCTCAAAGGACCGGCGAACTGGCGGGAAGGGCGGCTCAAAACGGATTTGAAGTGATAATCTGCATGGCCGGAATGGCGGCGGCATTGCCCGGCGTAGTGGCGGCCCAGACCTCCCTGCCGGTTATCGGTGTTCCCCTCCCGGCATCGCTGAACGGCCTAGATTCCCTTCTGGCTATCGCCCAGATGCCCTCGGGAGTTCCCGTGGCGACCATGAGTATCGGTACGGCCGGCGCCAAAAATGCCGCCTATCTTGCGGCCCGTATTCTGGCTCTCAAGGATGACCGGATCCGGGCCCGGTTACCCCGCTATGAAAATTGA
- the purD gene encoding Phosphoribosylamine--glycine ligase, whose translation MKILVVGSGGREHAIIWKLKQSPLISKIYAAPGNAGIALIAETVEIKADDITGLADFAQKHNIDLTVVGPELPLTLGIVDEFNQRGLRIFGPTQTAAEIEGSKAFSKEFMRKYHIPTAPFQIFSELSEAMAFVRDAALPVVIKASGLAAGKGVVVAHTTEEATKAVEMIMAQKVFGEAGSSVVVENFLEGEEVSVMAFTDGKTVKVMLPSQDHKRVGDGDTGPNTGGMGAYSPVPIIDEQTLTLIKEHILEPTILGLEKEGRNYKGVLYAGLMMTPAGPKVMEFNCRFGDPETQVVLPLLKSDLADIFIAIVDGNLSIIDELEWDTGAAACVVLASKGYPDKPETGKRIFGLRNYGARNVQLFHSGTRRDNKDWISAGGRVVGVTSVDKDLHSAVAKAYEIIEGIKFDGMIYRSDIASKGLARMKGFGF comes from the coding sequence CGAAATCAAAGCCGATGATATTACCGGCCTGGCCGATTTCGCCCAGAAGCACAATATTGATTTGACAGTGGTCGGCCCGGAACTCCCCCTGACACTGGGGATTGTCGATGAATTCAACCAGCGGGGCCTGAGAATTTTCGGCCCGACTCAAACTGCGGCGGAAATCGAGGGTTCCAAGGCCTTCTCCAAGGAATTCATGAGGAAGTATCATATCCCGACGGCTCCGTTTCAGATTTTTTCGGAATTGTCGGAAGCGATGGCGTTTGTTCGCGACGCCGCCCTGCCGGTGGTGATAAAAGCCAGCGGACTGGCGGCCGGCAAAGGGGTGGTAGTGGCCCATACGACCGAGGAAGCCACGAAAGCGGTCGAGATGATCATGGCCCAAAAAGTTTTCGGCGAAGCCGGCAGCAGTGTCGTGGTGGAAAATTTTCTCGAAGGCGAGGAAGTTTCGGTCATGGCGTTCACCGACGGCAAGACCGTTAAGGTAATGCTGCCGTCGCAGGATCATAAACGGGTCGGCGACGGGGATACCGGGCCGAATACCGGCGGCATGGGCGCTTATAGTCCCGTGCCGATCATCGACGAGCAAACCCTAACTCTGATTAAGGAGCATATACTTGAACCGACCATTCTCGGCCTGGAGAAAGAAGGGCGAAATTACAAGGGCGTTCTTTACGCGGGACTCATGATGACGCCGGCGGGGCCGAAAGTCATGGAATTCAACTGCCGATTCGGGGACCCGGAGACACAGGTTGTCCTGCCGCTTCTGAAATCGGATCTGGCGGATATTTTCATTGCCATTGTCGACGGCAACCTCTCGATTATCGATGAACTGGAATGGGATACCGGGGCGGCGGCCTGCGTGGTTCTGGCGTCCAAAGGTTACCCCGATAAACCGGAAACCGGAAAGAGAATTTTCGGTTTAAGGAACTATGGCGCCAGAAATGTGCAGTTGTTCCATTCCGGCACGAGGCGGGATAATAAGGATTGGATAAGCGCCGGGGGACGGGTAGTCGGCGTAACATCGGTGGATAAAGATCTTCACTCGGCGGTGGCCAAGGCGTATGAAATTATAGAGGGGATTAAATTCGACGGCATGATTTACAGAAGCGATATCGCTTCCAAGGGATTGGCGCGGATGAAAGGATTTGGATTTTAA